A window of Massilia sp. NR 4-1 genomic DNA:
TCGACAAGCAGCTGCGCAAGGAGAGTCTGAACGCGGCCGACCGCGCGCCGCCGCATGAACCGGAACTGGCGCGCAAAATCGGCGAGGCTTACAAGGAGCGCAGCTTCGGCATCGTGTGGGAAAAGCGTTTCCCGAACGGCGAGGTGCTGGCCAAGATCCGCACGCCGATCTACACCTACTGCATCCGCCTCAAGCGACGCTACGACGGCACCGAGCAGACATTTATGGTGACGTGTCCAAACTAGGCCATGTAAAATGTCGATCCCCAAGGATTACGATCAACAAGGCAAGCCAAACTTATGTGGTTTAAGAATCTACAGATTTATCGTCTGCCCGCTCCGTGGGCTTACACTCCCGAACAACTCGAAGAAGCACTCCGTCCGCACGCGTTCACGCCGGCCAGCAGCAATGAGCTGATGCGCCAGGGCTGGGATACGCCGCGCCCGAACGGTGGCCTGGTCCACGTCGTCAACAAGCAGATGCTGATCCTGCTCGGCACCGAGAAAAAGCTGCTGCCCTCCACCGTGATCAACCAGGTGGCCAAGGCGCGTGCCGCCGAGATGGAAGAACAACAAGGTTTCGCTCCTGGCAAGAAAGCCATGAAGGAACTGAAAGAGCGCGTGGCCGATGAACTGCTGCCGCGCGCCTTCACCATCCGCAGCAATGTGTGGACCTGGATCGACCCGGTCAACGGCTGGCTGGTGGTCGATGCCGCCAGCCCGGCCAAGGCCGATGACGTCATCAAGCTGCTGCTCAAAGCCGTCGACCGCATGCCGCTGGAAAGCCTGCGCGTGCAGCGTTCCCCGGTGGGCGTGATGACCGCCTGGCTGCAGGAAGACGAGGCGCCGGCCGGTTTCACCATCGATATGGATACCGAACTGCGCGCCACCGGCGAGAGCAAGGCGGCGGTGCGCTATGTGCGCCACTCGCTGGAACCGGAAGAAGTGCGCCGCCACATTGCGGCCGGCAAGCAGTGCACCCGCCTGGCCATGACCTGGGACAGCAAGATCTCCTTCGTGCTGACCGAGTCGCTGGCGGTCAAGGGCGTCAAGCCGCTCGACGTCATCAAGGAAAACGAATCGTCCACCCGCAACGACGAGGAACGCTTCGACGGCGACTTCATGCTGATGACCGGTGAGCTGAGCAAGCTGCTGGCCGATGTGGTGGAAGCGCTGGGCGGCGAAGCGACCGCGTAAATCCGGCCGCTGCTTTCCCTTGAACAGGCCCGCCATGCGGGCCTGTTTGCTTAGCGGGCCACGCCCAGCGCCTTGAGGATGGGCAGCAGGAATTCGCCGAATTTGTCCGCGCGCCGTTCCAGCTCCGCCAGCTGCTCCTGGTCGGATTCGGCGGCCTTGCCCTCAATCAGGATGCGTTGTCCCAGGCCTTGCAGAATGCCGTTGGCGAAACGGGCCCAGTCTTGCGGCATGCGCTCGCCTTCCTGGCGCGCCAGCAGGAAGAGCTGATGGAAGCGGTCGGCCGTGACGCCGCCGCCGGTGACCGGCGAAGCCAGGGCGCCCTGTTCCAGGCCTTCCGCCGCCAGCTGGCAGAGCTTGCGGTTCAGCTTATCGGTCAGCGGCTGGGCGCGGGCGATGCTGTCCTCGTCCTGCACCGGCTGCACCTGCAAGGTACCGGCCAGAATGAACAGCGCCTGGATGACTTCGCCCTGCGTCACGCCCTGCGCTTCGCAGCTGTGCGCGATCTGCGCCACGCTCTTGGGCTGGTAGTCGGCCAGGCAATCGATCACCGGACGGTAGACGCGCTCGTGCAGATCGACTTCGCCGCGTGCGACATTGGCCTTCAGCGACAGCAGGTGGCGCGGAATGGCCAGGATCATGCGCTGCGCCAGCCATTTTTCGCGGCGCGCCTGCTGGCTGAGCTGGCGCGCGCCATGTACCCAGTAATCGCGGCGGAAAGTCTGGTTGACCAGGAAGTCGCGCACGGTCTGGCGCAGCGAGGGGTCCTCGATTTCGTCCAGAATCTTGGACTGCTCAGGGCTGAAGTTGGCGACGTCGATATGGTCCAGATAGTGGGCGGAGCAGGCGAAGTTCAGCTTGGCCGGCTCCAGCCATTTCGTCATCGACGAGAAGGACATGGGCAGCCAGTCGCGGTTGAAATATTCATGCGCCAGATAGCTGCGATCCATCTTCTTCATGCCCTCGATCTTGGCCGTGATTTGCGGGTTGGCGGTGAGGAAACCGGGGCCGCTGGCCAGCAGGCGCTCGGCAAACTGCAGCGCATCGTTGATGCGCGGCGCGATGCCCTTGCCGGGTGCGCCCATCACCTGGCTGTACTCGGTCAGCAGATCGCGCATGGGCACCATGGCGGCCCAGCCAGGCTGGGTGTTGTAGCTGATGTAGAGCACACCGCCCAGCTTCAGCTTGCGGCGGATGAAGTCGACGATGACGGCGCGGTTCTCGTCCGAGATCCAGCTCCAGATGCCGTGCAGGCCGATGCTGTCGAAGTCGGGCAGGTCGCCGCGGCCGCAGAATTCGGCGAAGGCCTGGTCGTACAGATGGGCCGGCGCGCCGGAAGCGCTGGCCAGTTCCTGCGCAAAACCGGCCTGGGAGGGATTGAAGTCGGTGCCATACCAGGCGCCGTCCGCACTGGCGGCATGAATATTGATGCTCATGCCTTGGCCGAAGCCCAGCTCGCAGCAGTTCCGAACTTCAGGAAAGACCAGGCCGGCATATAGAAAGGCCAGGCGCGCGCGCATCTGGCTCAGTTCGGAATAAGTACCATAGGTATAAGCGATATCGGCGACATAGCCGGCAGACCAATCGGGCATGGCAACTCCTGTGAAAGTGGTTGATGCGAAGATCGGGTGTTTAAGTTGGTTGTCGAATATATATCGTATTATGCGGAACTGGCGTACGGTAGGCGAAAAAAAACACCGGCCGCGCGCTGGCGGCCGGTGTCTGGTCTGGACTGCGCCGGCTTACAGCGGCTGGAACACGCCGGCCGCCTTGTTCTTCTGCA
This region includes:
- a CDS encoding recombination-associated protein RdgC, whose amino-acid sequence is MWFKNLQIYRLPAPWAYTPEQLEEALRPHAFTPASSNELMRQGWDTPRPNGGLVHVVNKQMLILLGTEKKLLPSTVINQVAKARAAEMEEQQGFAPGKKAMKELKERVADELLPRAFTIRSNVWTWIDPVNGWLVVDAASPAKADDVIKLLLKAVDRMPLESLRVQRSPVGVMTAWLQEDEAPAGFTIDMDTELRATGESKAAVRYVRHSLEPEEVRRHIAAGKQCTRLAMTWDSKISFVLTESLAVKGVKPLDVIKENESSTRNDEERFDGDFMLMTGELSKLLADVVEALGGEATA
- a CDS encoding class I SAM-dependent methyltransferase → MPDWSAGYVADIAYTYGTYSELSQMRARLAFLYAGLVFPEVRNCCELGFGQGMSINIHAASADGAWYGTDFNPSQAGFAQELASASGAPAHLYDQAFAEFCGRGDLPDFDSIGLHGIWSWISDENRAVIVDFIRRKLKLGGVLYISYNTQPGWAAMVPMRDLLTEYSQVMGAPGKGIAPRINDALQFAERLLASGPGFLTANPQITAKIEGMKKMDRSYLAHEYFNRDWLPMSFSSMTKWLEPAKLNFACSAHYLDHIDVANFSPEQSKILDEIEDPSLRQTVRDFLVNQTFRRDYWVHGARQLSQQARREKWLAQRMILAIPRHLLSLKANVARGEVDLHERVYRPVIDCLADYQPKSVAQIAHSCEAQGVTQGEVIQALFILAGTLQVQPVQDEDSIARAQPLTDKLNRKLCQLAAEGLEQGALASPVTGGGVTADRFHQLFLLARQEGERMPQDWARFANGILQGLGQRILIEGKAAESDQEQLAELERRADKFGEFLLPILKALGVAR